The Branchiostoma floridae strain S238N-H82 chromosome 7, Bfl_VNyyK, whole genome shotgun sequence region CATGAGAGTCGAAGTTATGGGTTGCAGACTGTCATGTAAGTCGAAATTCTTCAatcaaaatatagaaatatagacCATATCAAAGTATGGACCATTTCTACGaacgccattttgaaatgtccACCCGCGAGATTATAGCCTGGTGAGAACGCGCGTGACTTTGCATAAAAACGAGGCTAAGGATGGACCCGTTTTCCCTCAGATAGTACTCTGAATCCCAGATTCGTAAAAATGTCACAGCCGTATGCAACAAAAATACCAGATCTTGATAATATGCCTTAGATTGCGATTTCAAGATTTCTAATTATCTTGTACATAGAATCAAAAACTGATGAACTAGTGAAAAGTGCGTTAAAGTACGTTTTTGGGCTGCTTTTCAAAGTGGCTTGTCGACCAGATCCACGTCTtcgatagcctgggtaccatccggaaagtagttctcttcggcgttcattatatactatatacagtcgcttctagctctgacattcattatacactatatacagtcgcttctctgtgtttagcagaagcgaacataggagcgaactactatccggatggtgcccaggctacgTCTTCGAAGAACTGTAGATATGAGTATAATGTGTTGATAGTATTGAAATCAAGATGTAATTTTTTGACACAGCTGTGACGTGTGAGAAACCACCGAGCTTTCCTCACATGGAAATTGTCAAAGGCACGGCGGAGAAGTCTGCCTACGGCAAGCGGATAGTGTACGCCTGTAAACATGGCTACAGGATGGACGCCAAACTGCCCATGTTCGTACTGAACTGTAACGTCACAGGCCACTGGGGAGGGAAAGTGCACCAGTGTGTCCGTAAGTAtgcctagcctccttcaccggcgtctctgggaagcttggcaattttttttggggggggaaatttttttttttggggggggggggggcgctaggtcgattcgcgatttttaaccgggaatattatgccgggaaaggaatatatgccgggaaaggaatatacaccggaaagcttgtacgggctaggcgaaattgggaaaccccccccaaaaaaaaaaatttcccccccaaaaaaaggtgaaggtgaaggaggctaaagTATGCCCATCCTCGTGCGTTGTCTCAACCGTTGCCTATATGTATAGATACATTACagtgacgcacccgccatgacacacgagtcggaggtaggaggaaccccttacatccttggtcggaagtcctcctaggagacggatactccgaacaacaaagctgcatcagctggagccgcctcacacgttgcatacagttgcccctgtgctccaatagacgagagggtggagaaggaattgcacacccctccttcaccataaaaagtcatgtgcaggtcaggcaaaacaggtacATGCcggtctgcctcctcatctgtcaaatcgacaggagaatccccCAAGAAACAGTACCTTTGGATActctgctaaactgggctgaggtttccagtTCAGTGGGCGTGGCCTATAGTCATGTGCCATCCATTCAACGGGTCGGTTTAGCAAGGATTTTTCATAGACCTTCGGCGAGGCTTTGCAGGAGAGAATATAGAGAGGCGATCGTGTTGTCTCATTAtcaggtgtgacgggtcctttggtgtaatataaccagctgctgccgcgccgtgtgcctgcgaagctggtgtgttacgccgaagtgcggttataccggctatatagatacagatacagatcataATGATATTCGTACATAGGAAGCCTAGTAAACTGACAGTTTTCCATTGAACAAAACTATGAAAGTCATACACTCACGCAATCTGTGTCAGTGTGAATATGCCATAAGTTCATTGGGTTGTTCCAGGAACCAAGCAGGTCACCTCGCCATAACGGACATTACCCCTTTGTTATGATAAAGCAAGAATGAATTGACCAATGGGAAGCCCCTATTTGATGTCGATCATGAGGCCAGACAAACCACGTTTTATCGAGGTTATACCATTTAGTGATAACGAGGCATCGAGCGaaaaattaaaaattgatatgaatttttttttcaatgttcagATGCAATCATACGGATTTTCCATAGATGGCGCTAGCCGGTCACAAATGCATTACTCCACTGAGTTGTGTTTAATAATATTGCTTCAACGTGTGGTTCTTTTTTGTACAGGATCTTTTATAGACCCGTCAACCACCATCAGGGCCATCACGACTAAAGCACAACTCCCCAATGACGTACCGCGGAGACCAACACCCAGGACTTCCTCGGAAAGTGACGTCACACCCAACCTACCGGATTCTTCTTACCCAAATACGGAATCTTCTGGAAAGGCCTTATCAGATAGATCTGGCAGAGGTGTGTGTGATATATGTACCGTCTGGGCTATGGGCAATATTGCTTCTTCATTAATTCTTATTTTTCAATTAAGTTATCGATACAATCTTCCCTCAATTGTAATAATATGTATGTACACGTATATCTTATTGTGCGTTGTTTAACTTAGagggacatttttgtttaaaagatGGAAGACAACAACTCGAAGCAATGCCAGTGGTTCATTCGTTCAAACACTCGCATgagcgtgcacacacacacacactcacacacacatacacacacacacacacacacacacacacacacggtgaCGATTGTTACTGTTCATCTTTTATATGTCCACATGCAGGGAGGGCAGCCATAATCGTGCTGGCAGTGTTGCTTGCCGTTTTTGTGATTGCGTTCGCGACGTGGCTATTTTTTCTAAGGTAAGACCAAAATTTAAATGTCAAGAAACCTCAAATGATGCACATGTTCTTGATTTTGCACACAATACCCAAATCAAAGGTGTCGAGTATGTATGAAGAAAACTGTCTTTCTATCAGAAAACCGCGACGCGTCCAGCCCGAATTTGAGGAGGACACCAGTGTTCAGTGTACGAAGTACAGCACCCTGGATAGCCGCATATCATTGGAGAGCGGTCCGGGCACCATGTTCGAGAATGATCTCTACGGGAGTGGGTAAGTACCGCCATGCATGGATATATCAATAGGGCTGTGTACCCTTAACTTTAAAATTGCCacggcttaggtcccaattcccaacccggggcccggccgggtagctttcggaaacgacaAATATggtaagaaaagaaacaacacgCACAGAACTTTGAAAGAATTGTCAgaagcataatttgtgtatattcgtTGATAAACACCCTTTTCCCCGCTTCCACAAACATCCCTGCCGGCCCCGTTTCGAAAATGGGACCTAAGCAGGACTTGAAGATCAAGTGCacctgtatttgtacaaaaaacaGCTAAACTTAAAAGCACTAGTGGATACATTTTTGCAGACCAAAGTTAGGTAAATTTCGCTTCAAAAAGTTTAAATCCCCATAAAAACATGACACTTAACCGGCAGGAAAAACACTGTTGGCTAAATTGGAAAAGTACATGTTTGGCTGAACTTTTTCATCACTAAACGATCCTGTACCTAACCGGCGTACCTGAAAATTCAACAGGCACAGCCATAACCATGACCCAAGCAGGTTATAGCACCGAAAAGTTCGACAATGCTGACATAAATGCACTTTTTCAACCTTGAAAATCAGTTTCAAGCTTTAACAAAGATGAGGTGATATAACTACACGTATGTGTATTATTTATCTTACCTGCGATGTTGTCactttgttttattgattttgtgAAATTGCCACCGTGCTCCTTTCATCTTTGTTGTCCATCATCTAGTCACATAGATTGATCACAGGCATCAAAAGGTACGAAACAACAGGCAGGATTTATCATAGAGGGATCTATTTTATGTGTGGTGTTGAGTGGTGCGGCCGATAATTGAAGAACAAAATGTACGAGGTCCTTGGCACATGAAGGACAGAGTTGTAACTTGTGAAGTAAATTATGTATGCAGACGTTGTTATCGACACGTTGTGGTCTAATCCAATAACCATTACCAACTGTCCTGTAGCATCTTGAGTAAACAGAATTTGATTAGAATGTATGGCTTTACAATATCGGTTGATTACAAGGTTTGCATTTCATGTAGTCATATGAAAGACCACATAAGGGCTCGAACAATCTATTGTGGTGAATATTTCAGTCATTTCGTTACGTAGGATGTTACACCATCACTATCGCATTGCTCAATAATTTTTTAGGGAGTGAAAATTTGGCATCGTTGCATCATTTTCCCGGGCAAAAGTCAAAGCTGTCGGTTTGTTTGCAATCAAGCGAGCTTGTATTAATTGGGACCACCGAGAAATGAGGACTCCTtgatgctgtttgtttgtttgcaaacatCAGAATTGTGTAAAACTGACTCAAATTTGCTGAAAAATTCCTGTAATTACCAGTAGCTTGAAGATGTCTTTACCATGAATGTCTTGAAGTTTCCCCCCTTTTACGTTGCATGCCTTTGACGATATCCACCTCATTCCAGGGGTGTCTGCGTgtcgcaacggctagagcgttggaatcagaatcagtaggtcctgagttcgatacttgcctcccctgcccccatgacggtggattgacgcccaccgagcctcacggctaatctgtcaaaagggtgccaaaaacacctacggatttggtgctgccagtgtgctTGGTGCTGCACACTTAAATACCTGCgaattttttatgtttttttttattccaggtttagtgacggaagtaacggaAGTAAGTGGTCCACGGAGGGCCGCGGTACTGATGATGGCGCATGCGCAGCAGCTCCTGGAGACGGGACCGTTTTTGCAGAAAACGCCCTGTACGAGTCCTCAACAACGTTGTCGGAAAAGAAATGACCTACGATGATCGCTATCAATGTTACCAGCTGCGATTTTTTATTCTGCGCCTTCAATTATTTAATGCTAAGAATAGCCGCTCATTTGAAACGATTTTACCTCTATTAGTAAATTATCCAAGCCTACATAACGGCGTTATACTTGTGCTGCCTCCCTAATTACAGATTTCATGGCACTGAAAGCCTTCTTGAATGTTAAGTTTTCCAAAAAGACCTTTGTAATCATAGTGCTACAAAAAGGAGACAAGAGTTTGAGGATCTCATACCTCATGAAATGCATAGTGTCTTGGATGTCTTGATTGCTTGttgctcattgattatgcaaataaatttcTTATTAATGGTCAAATGTGACATCCTGTCTCCCTACGTTGAAAGTGACTTATGGAAACGTGActtataaaaaatatataactgCAAAAACATTCATATCTTTGACGCTATACAACAACCGCGAATTTGTGTCAATTTTCTCTTGCGACGTAGAACACATTTGTATATCAATTCTATATGAGCACAACGGCCGCGGCCGATCCATTTCGATACAAGAAACGTATTTTGATATTGCAGTGTCACCACTGAACTGAAAACCACAATGATCGGAAATTCGTCAAAAAGGGATTTGTAGTGATAAGGGGGTGCATCACTATGTGCTATTTTGCCAATTTGCAAATGGTTTGAAATTctacaaaaaaaagcaatttcaGGCGACTAATTGGCGCCTATTTGTGCCTATTGTTGCCGCTTACTTAGCGCATTGCATATTTCGCGCCTCCCTGTGAGCTAACCGCTTCATGGTCCTTCATGGTCCATACATTTACACAGTACGGTTCTGGCATCCTTTTCTTTACATGAACCCTGTGCAAAACATAGTAATTAATCATACTCTCGCGTAGATCGAGTTGATGGACAAAAAATAAATCTGTGCGCTTTCGATAATGTACAGCACCAGCGTACTTCAAACAACAGCAGAATCAAGAGTAATACAGAATAAGAAAGACTTGGTGAAGCAAGTGAATACTAAATCGCCGCTGGGATGTATAAAATAGTCCATACGATGCTGGGAACGCGCTGTGTAGTTAATCAACTGTTCACTGGAGTCCCCCAACAAGTATAAACCTCTATTTGACCCTGTAATTAATAAATTACTATGATAAACTTTATTAAAACATACTGACATTATCAATACCTGAAGAAAAACACCTTACTCCCCTAGACACCCATATTTTTCAGTCTGtatatttcatgtcattttcatCAAGTCCTGTTGCAGTCATAAATATTGATTGTCGATTTCAGCCGATGCCACCCCACTTACAGCGGTATATATGGAACACTTTAGTTCATTAGCGCTTTCACCTCTAATCATCCCTACGCTACCATATGGTTTAAAGAGCCCCACGAGTACAACAGAAGACCACGTCATTTATTTTATGGCTTCCTGACGATCATAGcaagttgataaaagctccttgatcataACTATGATTTTTGATTATCATTGTTTTGTTCTTAAAGCAAAACCCCATGATACCAGTATTCTGTTTGTTTAATCATTAATAGATACCAAACCACAGAGTAGATATTACTACACGAAATCTAATCTTTAAATACCCGTAAGGCCATTAAGTGTTTGAACCATACGCATAAGCAAAAAACACATTTGTGCATGATTTAAAGCGTGCTGAAAGATTGGGTTTCGTGTAATGGCATGATATCTTATTTTCCAGGGGAAAATATAACTGTCATCTTTACGATGTAATAAACAAATCAATATGATCGGATTTTAAAGGAATATTATGATGACTAAGAATAATTCAAGCTTATGTCAGCATAACCTTCCTGTAAATAATCTATAatcattatgttaatgtttaaAAGTAAGTCaatatctacaactggataaaattcgGAGGTTacttttgagtgacatccatcactcttcttcaacgtcactagaatgaactgtcCGAAACAGTCTTCAGTGTCAACACTTATTACATGCAttaaaagtagaaaaaaacgGGCGAGCATAAATGTCAATGATAGGTCCTATAATGATGATGACCATAAAtggtttattttacaaaaacatcTTGGATACTACAATTAGCACCCTGTGGTTCATTTAATTTCTTAGTATACAACTGCAACATGCAACCAATTTCTAGTTTTTCGTGATCTAAGACATGTaattgaaaatgtgtaaatgGTAAGAATAACACATGTAGGCTATAATGTTACAAAGACATCTTAAATCAAACCTTTCGAGTCAATCACGTGGAATCTAATGGCATAAAAGCATATCAAAGTTGCACAGATGTAGAAAATAAAGAGTAAAATACAAGCAGATCTCTACGGGCTAGCAATATCTAGCCGCCCTACAGACTCTCCATGTGTGCGTACGTAGGCAGACCAATACTAGGCTGAGCCTTGTAGAGTTCCTTGACTTATGTTCCTTGACCTATTCTACAGCCGTGGACTCTGCGTGCGTGAACTACGGAGCCGGCCGGAGATTCATTGGTCTGTTCGATATTGCTAGCGCCGTagagatcttgttggaaatCTGGAGGATAAATCTAGAGACTATTGCTGATCTTAGCTATCCCAGCACCTTTCCAATAAAagtcttaaaggggcattccactccagaagtgAGTATCATAATTCCTCAGAGAATATATAATCATCTCCCCAAATGTGTGATAGTCACTTGGCTGCTTTGTCAAGCTTAAGCTTATCCAGACTACTGCTGGCAAACAAAATGTGACGGAAGTCGCAAAACAATATACGGTGCAATACATTAGAAGCGGGTCCATATGGGGGTACTTGGATTTAGAAAAAGATTATTGACGAAAAGACAAATGAGGTAACTTTGCGAAAAGTCAGTTGTACTTGTATCCCCCAAAATATCATccatcagaaaataacactcgcttctggagtggaatgccccctTAAAGCTTGCGCATGGATTAGACACATTGCAACTGTGCATAGCTGTAGGATCATATGTCTATTCAGCTGTCTCCGCGGTATGATATCGCTTTATCACAGTCATGAAAAGTAATGATTTATTACTTGAATAACTTTCAATCGATAAGCTCCAACATAAAAGTCATAACCCTGTACGGATCCATGTATCTGGTTTAATTTGTGCTCCACGCAGAGTGCATGTTATAAACGTAGTATAAGCTGTACAACTATTGCAAAGCTTTAAGATATTGCTATCACAGGCTGTAGAGAGTGTGTATCTTTATGGTTTTATACTTCTATTAGCTCCACAGTTTTGTCATCAGTATACTTCAAAGATATGTGGTTGGACATGGTGTAGTGTGTTGAATTAAATTACATTGTTCCAACTGAAACTTGTATGTTGAATACACAAATAATTAACGCTTTCAAATAACCGAGGGCTGTGTTAAATAGATGAAAGAATGTTACATTTGCATAGTAAAACTTCCTAGGTACAAATGATAATCAGATTAAACGTACGCCTGGTATTCTAAATATAACGAGTACTACATGCAATACCCACCCATTAATTATACGCAAGATGGATTAACTGACAACAAGACCCAAAGGGAATGAAAAACACAACCTGGGCAATAATACAGCAAATGGTTTTACAGTTCCTCATGCATCAACTGATATCAAGGATCAGAAACAATTTCCGAGGCTTAAACTGTATCgttaaaaagaaatataatcGTTTTTATGGCATTACCTATTCTAGTAGGTCACCCCATTGCTTTGCTTACTTGTCATACTTATTTGAGATCCCCACAATTATGCATGCATTCACATACAGATGTCCAATGTATttggtatgatattttattaTGATTCAGGCATGTATCTAATATTAAATTGAAACAAGTCAGAGTTCTTTTTCGTGCGATCATTTTTGAAGACTAAACTCTACAG contains the following coding sequences:
- the LOC118418864 gene encoding uncharacterized protein LOC118418864, which encodes MAGDAIGFWAVTVVLFVMVLDRGGFAVENDCSNALGMHSGTIRESQVKASSSRDKLYGPNNGRLGNQHAWIPAANNKTEWLQIDLLIKRKVSGVITQGYRYCRKQQKWSRFGWETVEVCKDCSVTRFKIKYSSNGKFWLTYRDPETWHDMIFDGGINTVATWKLNTLPYPVATRYIRFYPMRWQNAVAMRVEVMGCRLSSVTCEKPPSFPHMEIVKGTAEKSAYGKRIVYACKHGYRMDAKLPMFVLNCNVTGHWGGKVHQCVRSFIDPSTTIRAITTKAQLPNDVPRRPTPRTSSESDVTPNLPDSSYPNTESSGKALSDRSGRGRAAIIVLAVLLAVFVIAFATWLFFLRKPRRVQPEFEEDTSVQCTKYSTLDSRISLESGPGTMFENDLYGSGFSDGSNGSKWSTEGRGTDDGACAAAPGDGTVFAENALYESSTTLSEKK